The Gammaproteobacteria bacterium DNA segment GCGATTGCCGAAGGCGAGCGCCTGGCCGCGCAGGACAGTCGGTTCCAGATTGCCTATGCGCCGTTTAGTGATTTGCGCCGCTGCTGTGAGCAGTGGGGAATTGTTGGCAAGGTGAATGGTTTGTTGCTGGACATTGGCGTTTCGTCGCCCCAGCTGGATGACGCCTCTCGTGGATTTAGTTTTCGCAACGATGGCCCGCTGGACATGCGCATGAATCCCAATGAGGGACAGAGCGCGGCGCAGTGGCTGGCGCAGGCCAAGGAAGAAGACATCGCCAATGTGTTGTGGCAGTACGGTGAGGAACGTTTTTCCCGTCGCATTGCCAAGGCGATAGTGCTGGCCAGGCAGGAGCAATCGATCACTCGCACCAAGCAGTTACAGGAGATCGTCGCCAAGGCGCATCCGCGTTGGGAAAAGGGTAAAGACCCGGCAACGCGTGCATTTCAGGCAATACGAATTTTTATCAATCGCGAACTCGATGAGCTGGAAAAAGCATTGGCGGAGTCGTTGGATGTGTTGGTCGAGGGCGGGAGACTGGTGGTGATCAGTTTTCATTCGCTGGAAGACCGGATGGTAAAGCAGTTTATTCAGCGCGAATCCAAAGGCGAAGAATTTCCGCTGGATTTGCCGATTCAGGGGCGCGCAGCAGAAGGTCGCTTGCAGCGCATTGGCAAAATGA contains these protein-coding regions:
- the rsmH gene encoding 16S rRNA (cytosine(1402)-N(4))-methyltransferase RsmH, producing the protein MNNTDDQFVHQSVLLQESVAALAIKPEGVYVDGTFGRGGHSRAILAQLGAGGRLYAIDRDPQAIAEGERLAAQDSRFQIAYAPFSDLRRCCEQWGIVGKVNGLLLDIGVSSPQLDDASRGFSFRNDGPLDMRMNPNEGQSAAQWLAQAKEEDIANVLWQYGEERFSRRIAKAIVLARQEQSITRTKQLQEIVAKAHPRWEKGKDPATRAFQAIRIFINRELDELEKALAESLDVLVEGGRLVVISFHSLEDRMVKQFIQRESKGEEFPLDLPIQGRAAEGRLQRIGKMIKPGQTELQENPRARSSCLRVAEKRF